A DNA window from Deinococcus sonorensis KR-87 contains the following coding sequences:
- a CDS encoding FadR/GntR family transcriptional regulator, producing MTASPFNLDPQEKLSLGENIAHHIQSLLHQGKLRPGDTLPTQRELAQQYGTSVSAVREAISILSAAGLVDARPGRGTLILEAAEQPPSVNLWLGAVTSEQQALDFLETRQALEHYTIAQAAQRASPDDQQELRQVLAQMKEARGDPERFVQADLALHFAIARAAGNPVMVRLLHAIHTPVSHVLRYVSHQLIAEGRFGELYVIHEALVGAILDRNAAGALAAFDTMMGTVVGGDTLALALGRAAPQDAPLGEAFAEDLHWNLTRLIGPMAEVLIPEAAGQLGHTPATLTPRDLGAFLTTVGRQLPAGKQAEWQALSDLLLTRYGRVEG from the coding sequence ATGACCGCCTCGCCCTTCAATCTCGACCCACAGGAGAAACTGTCGCTGGGCGAGAACATCGCCCATCACATCCAGAGCCTGCTGCACCAGGGCAAGCTGCGCCCGGGCGATACGCTGCCCACCCAGCGCGAACTGGCCCAGCAGTACGGCACCAGCGTCTCAGCGGTGCGTGAGGCGATCAGTATCCTGTCGGCGGCGGGGCTCGTGGACGCCCGGCCGGGACGCGGCACCCTGATCCTGGAAGCCGCCGAGCAGCCGCCCAGCGTGAACCTGTGGCTGGGGGCGGTCACCAGCGAGCAGCAAGCCCTCGATTTTCTGGAGACCCGGCAGGCGCTGGAGCATTACACCATCGCCCAGGCGGCCCAGCGGGCCTCGCCGGACGACCAGCAGGAACTGCGGCAGGTGCTGGCCCAGATGAAGGAGGCCCGCGGCGACCCCGAACGGTTCGTACAGGCGGATCTGGCCCTGCACTTTGCCATCGCCCGGGCGGCGGGCAACCCGGTGATGGTGCGGCTGCTGCATGCCATTCACACCCCGGTGTCGCACGTGCTGCGCTACGTCAGCCATCAGCTGATTGCCGAGGGGCGGTTCGGCGAGCTCTACGTGATCCACGAGGCGCTGGTGGGGGCCATCCTGGACCGCAATGCGGCCGGGGCCCTGGCCGCCTTCGACACCATGATGGGCACGGTGGTGGGCGGAGACACCCTGGCCCTGGCCCTGGGCCGGGCGGCCCCGCAGGACGCCCCGCTGGGAGAGGCGTTTGCCGAGGACCTGCACTGGAACCTGACGCGCCTGATCGGCCCGATGGCCGAGGTGCTGATCCCCGAGGCCGCCGGTCAGCTGGGCCATACCCCGGCCACCCTGACGCCCCGCGACCTGGGCGCTTTTCTAACCACCGTCGGGCGTCAGCTGCCGGCCGGGAAGCAGGCCGAATGGCAGGCGCTGAGCGACCTGCTGCTCACGCGGTATGGGCGTGTGGAGGGCTGA